One Mycoavidus sp. B2-EB genomic region harbors:
- a CDS encoding argininosuccinate synthase: MSTHPKVVLAYSGGLDTSVILKWLQDNYQAEVITFTADIGQGEELEPARQKAIQLGIKPENIFIDDLREEFVRDFVFPMFRCNTLYEGEYLLGTSIARPLIAKRQIEIARQTAAQAVSHGATGKGNDQVRFELGYYALEPNIKVIAPWREWDLLSREKLLVYAEQAGIPIEMKHKQGGAPYSMDANLLHISYEGRHLEDPKAQAEAEMWRWTVAPEQAPEQPCYLELEYEQGDPIALNGQRLTPAQMLTALNQIGGEHGVGRLDLVENRYVGMKSRGCYETPGGTILLKAHRGIESITLDREVAHLKDDLMARYATLIYNGYWWSPERRALQVLIDHTQQNVNGWVRLKLYKGNVSVVARDSKNSLFDQTIATFDDDGGAYNQADAGGFIKLNALRMRIAENTRRRRAS; encoded by the coding sequence ATGAGCACTCATCCGAAAGTTGTACTCGCCTATTCAGGCGGCCTTGATACTTCCGTCATCCTTAAATGGTTGCAAGACAACTATCAGGCCGAAGTGATTACATTCACCGCCGACATCGGCCAAGGCGAAGAACTGGAGCCTGCGCGTCAAAAAGCCATCCAGCTGGGCATTAAGCCCGAGAATATTTTTATCGACGATCTACGCGAGGAATTCGTCCGCGATTTTGTGTTTCCGATGTTTCGCTGCAATACCCTGTACGAAGGCGAGTACCTATTAGGCACTTCAATTGCGCGGCCCCTTATCGCCAAACGACAAATTGAAATCGCGCGCCAAACCGCAGCACAAGCAGTCTCCCACGGCGCTACCGGCAAAGGCAATGATCAAGTGCGTTTTGAGCTAGGCTATTATGCGCTTGAACCCAATATTAAAGTGATTGCGCCCTGGCGCGAATGGGATCTGCTCTCGCGTGAAAAGCTTCTCGTCTATGCGGAACAAGCCGGCATTCCAATTGAAATGAAGCATAAACAAGGCGGCGCACCGTATTCAATGGACGCCAATCTGCTGCACATCTCTTACGAAGGCCGTCACCTTGAAGACCCTAAAGCACAAGCCGAAGCTGAAATGTGGCGTTGGACTGTGGCTCCTGAGCAGGCCCCTGAGCAACCTTGCTACCTAGAGCTTGAATATGAGCAGGGTGACCCCATTGCGCTGAATGGCCAACGCTTAACCCCCGCCCAAATGCTCACCGCGCTCAACCAGATCGGGGGCGAGCATGGCGTTGGCCGCTTGGATCTAGTCGAAAACCGCTATGTTGGCATGAAGTCCCGCGGTTGCTATGAAACTCCGGGCGGCACAATTCTGTTAAAAGCCCATCGCGGCATTGAATCTATTACCTTAGATCGTGAAGTCGCGCATCTAAAAGATGACCTAATGGCCCGTTATGCCACCCTAATTTACAATGGTTACTGGTGGAGCCCCGAGCGCCGCGCATTGCAAGTATTGATCGACCATACGCAGCAAAACGTGAATGGCTGGGTCCGCCTCAAGCTCTATAAAGGCAATGTTAGCGTGGTGGCGCGCGATTCAAAAAACAGCCTATTCGATCAAACGATTGCAACTTTTGATGATGACGGCGGCGCCTATAATCAGGCCGATGCGGGTGGTTTTATCAAACTCAACGCGTTACGCATGAGAATTGCAGAAAATACGCGGCGGCGGCGCGCGTCATAA
- the murB gene encoding UDP-N-acetylmuramate dehydrogenase has product MSELMTDYALQAHNTFGFNARARYAQCIENEAMLRAALVDPRTAHLPRLVLGGGSNIVLTGDFAGVAWLIGIKGRHLTYEDEHAWFVEAGAGENWHEFVAWTLDQGWPGLENLALIPGVVGAAPIQNIGAYGLEVAEYFVRLTAIEIATGATRVFDKGDCGFAYRDSFFKQQGRGRFVIISVTFRLPKAWRPRCDYAELARQFSGADLPCAKPAPHEIFQAVVAIRRAKLPDPAEIGNVGSFFKNPVISAEEFDLLLAHEPNLVAYRQPDRRVKLAAGWLIEQCGWKGGRLGRAAVHAQHALVLINQGHANGADILALAGAIQRDVQARFGVQLELEPAVI; this is encoded by the coding sequence ATGTCTGAATTGATGACCGATTACGCTTTGCAGGCGCATAACACGTTCGGCTTTAATGCGCGTGCGCGCTATGCGCAATGCATTGAAAACGAGGCTATGCTGAGAGCGGCGTTAGTTGATCCGCGCACGGCACACTTGCCGCGTTTAGTCTTAGGGGGCGGCAGTAATATCGTATTAACCGGCGATTTTGCTGGAGTCGCTTGGTTAATTGGCATTAAAGGTCGGCATCTAACCTATGAAGATGAGCATGCTTGGTTTGTAGAGGCTGGCGCGGGTGAAAATTGGCATGAATTTGTCGCTTGGACGCTTGACCAGGGTTGGCCGGGTTTAGAAAATCTGGCGTTGATTCCAGGTGTAGTGGGCGCCGCGCCAATCCAAAATATTGGTGCATATGGTTTAGAGGTCGCCGAATATTTTGTGCGTCTGACTGCAATTGAGATCGCAACTGGCGCAACCAGGGTGTTTGATAAAGGTGATTGCGGTTTTGCTTATCGTGATAGCTTTTTTAAGCAGCAGGGGCGTGGGCGTTTTGTGATTATCTCCGTCACTTTTCGTCTGCCCAAAGCGTGGCGGCCGCGTTGTGATTATGCGGAACTTGCGCGGCAATTCTCGGGGGCGGATCTGCCGTGCGCTAAACCGGCGCCGCACGAAATTTTTCAGGCGGTGGTAGCGATCCGTCGCGCTAAACTTCCCGATCCGGCGGAGATTGGCAATGTGGGCAGCTTTTTTAAAAATCCCGTGATCAGCGCTGAAGAGTTTGATTTACTGCTGGCTCATGAACCGAATCTAGTCGCCTATCGCCAACCCGACCGGCGCGTAAAGCTCGCCGCAGGCTGGCTGATTGAGCAGTGTGGTTGGAAAGGGGGCCGCTTGGGGCGGGCGGCAGTGCACGCGCAACATGCGTTAGTCTTGATCAATCAAGGACACGCCAATGGGGCAGACATCCTTGCGTTAGCGGGCGCAATTCAACGCGATGTACAGGCGCGGTTCGGCGTGCAGCTTGAATTGGAGCCCGCCGTGATATAA